The window AGGGTGGACAGATCCATCGACCGGCCGCCGTGCCTGCGCGCCATCGCCGCGGACTTCAGCAGGGTGTTGCGCTGCTTCAGCACCCGCTCGTAGTCCGAGCGGACCCCCGCCATCCGCGGCGAACGCGCCGTTATCAACTCGTCGAGGAAGCGCCGACGCTCCCCGGGATCGCCCTTGACCAGCGCCAGGTCCTCCGGAGCGAACAGCACCGTCCGCACGATCCCCAGCACGTCACGCGGCCTGACCTGTGACGATCTATTGATCCGGGCGCGATTGGCCTTGCCCGGATTGAGCTCCAGCTCGATCAGCTGGGAGCGCTCGCCCTGTGCGACGGCGGCCCGGATGACAGCCCGTTCCGCACCCATCCGTACCAGCGGGGCGTCGGAGGAGACGCGGTGGCTGCCCAGCGTCGCGAGGTAGCCGACGGCCTCGACGAGATTCGTCTTGCCCTGGCCGTTGGCACCCACGAACGCGGTGACGCCCGGATCGAGAGGTACCTCGACCCGGGCGTACGAGCGGAAGTCGGCCAGCGAGAGATGCGTGACATGCATGGGTGTACGCCGACCTTCCCGGCTTCCTGCTCCGTAGCGCGGGCCGGAGGTGCTGGTCCGGCCCGCCTTGCGTTGCGGTTACTTCTTGTTCTCGACCGCGTGGCCACCGAACTGGTTGCGCAGCGCGGCGATCATCTTCATCTGCGGGGAGTCGTCCTGCCGCGAGGCGAAACGCGCGAAGAGCGACGCGGTGATCGCGGGCAGCGGCACCGCGTTGTCGATCGCCGCCTCCACCGTCCACCGGCCCTCACCCGAGTCGGCCGCGAAGCCGCGCAGCTTGTCGAGGTGCTCGTCGTCGTCCAGCGCGTTGACCGCCAGGTCGAGCAACCAGGAACGGATGACCGTGCCCTCCTGCCAGGAACGGAAGACCTCACGCACATCGGTGACGGAGTCGACCTTCTCCAACAGCTCCCAGCCCTCGGCGTAGGCCTGCATCATGGCGTACTCGATGCCGTTGTGAACCATCTTCGCGAAGTGGCCGGCACCGACCTTGCCCGCGTGGACGGAACCGAAGTCACCTTCCGGCTTCAGGGCGTCGAAGATCGGCTGAACCTTCGCCACGTGGCCGGCGTCACCGCCGTACATCAGCGCGTAGCCGTTCTCCAGGCCCCAGACACCACCGGAGACACCGCAGTCGACGAAGCCGATGCCCTTGATGCCCAGCTCGACCGCGTGCTTCTCGTCATCGGTCCAGCGGGAGTTCCCGCCGTCCACGACGATGTCACCGGGCGAAAGCAGCGCGGCCAGCTCGTCGATCGTGGACTGCGTCGCCGCACCGGCCGGGACCATCACCCAGATGACCCGCGGGCCCTTCAGCTTGCCCACAAGCTCTTCGAGACTGTGGACATCGGAAACGTCCGGATTGCGGTCGTAACCCAGGACGGTGTGGCCTGCGCGGCGGATGCGCTCGCGCATGTTGCCGCCCATCTTGCCGAGGCCGACGAGACCGAGCTCCATCAAAGATTCCTTAAGCGTTGTGCCGATTCGTACCCAATAGCCGAGCCTACGCCCGGCCGAGGACAGGCCGACGGGCATGCTCGGCACTGAGCGTGCCCGTCGGGACCTGCCGTAACGGACCGAAGGTCGTATCAGCCGGAGAGGCGGACCGGCATGATCAAATACTTGTACGCGTCATCCGCCTCGGCATCCACCGCGGGCCGACCACTGAGCAGCGCGGGCTTGGTGGACGTCGTGAAGGAGAGCTGGGCGACCGGGGAGTCGATCGCGCTGAGCCCGTCGAGCAGGAACGTCGGGTTGAAGGCGATGGAGATGTCATCGCCGTCCAGCACGGCGTCGACACGCTCCACAGCCTGTGCATCGTCGCTGGAACCGGCTTCCAGGATCAGCACACCCTGCTCGAAGCTGAGCCGCACCGGGGTGTTCCGCTCGGCGACGAGGGCCACACGCTTGACAGCCTCGACGAACGGGGCGGTCTCGATGACCGCGACCGAGTTGAACTCCGTGGGAAAAAGCGTCCGGTACTTCGGCAGGTCGCCTTCGAGCAGTCGCGTGGTGGTGCGCCGCCCCGCGCCCTCGAAGCCGATGAGGCCCTCACCGGCACCCGAGCCGGACAGCGCCAGCGTCACCGTGTCACCGCTGGTCAGCGCCTTGGCGGTGTCCAGCAGTGTCTTGGCGGGCACCAGGGCGACGGCCGAGGCGTCCGGGTTCTCCGGCTTCCACAGGAACTCGCGGACCGCGAAGCGATAGCGGTCGGTGGAGGCCAGGGTGACCGTGTCGCCCTCGATCTCGATGCGCACACCGGTCAGGACGGGCAGCGTGTCGTCGCGGCCCGCTGCGATGGCGACCTGGGCGGCTGCGGAGGCGAAGACCTCACCGGGGACCGTGCCCGTCGCGGTCGGCATCTGCGGCAGTGCCGGGTACTCCTCCACAGGAAGGGTGTGGAGTGTGAATCGCGAGGAGCCGCAGACCACCGTGGCCCGCACACCGTCGGTGGAAATCTCCACCGGTCGGTTGGGAAGGGCGCGGCAGATGTCGGCGAGCAGTCGGCCGGAGACCAGCACCGTGCCGTCCTCCTCGACCTCGGCATCCACCGAGACCCGGGCCGAGACCTCGTAGTCGAAGCTCGAGAAGCTGAGGGCCCCGTCCTCAGCCTTCAGCAGAAGGCCCGCAAGAACGGGCGCCGGCGGACGGGCCGGAAGGCTGCGAGCCACCCAGGCCACCGCCTCCGCGAGTACATCGCGCTCCACCCGGATCTTCACCGGAACCGCCTCCTGCTGTTGCTCGCTCGCCCTGCTGGCCTTCGTCGACTGGTCGGGGTCACTCCGCCGATGGCAGGAGGAGGACGCCGGGGACCAGTCTGACGTACGGCACCGACACTCGGTGCTGCTCGGGGTCAAGTCGCGACAAGAGGTTCGGGGAGCTCCGGCATCAAGTTGTGCACAGGCCCCACTTCGAAGCAGATTCCCAGCTAACTCTAAGTGGCAGTAGTAGTAGGGGCTGTGGAAACCGTGGATAACGTCGTTTCCGCAGGTCAGGCCCTACTTTTTGTCCACCGGCCCTGTGGGTGGCACCGGTGGACAACCCGGTGTTTCTGTGGACACCCGAAAGTTCTGCACACCCGATGCACAGGGTGGGGGTGTTTCTCCCCAGGGCTGTCCCCAGCTTTACCCAGGTTCCCCACAGCCCAACCAGCCTCCTTGGTGTGACGCCTTTCACTCTGCGCGGTGAAAGGCGGTGTCGCGTTGCCGAACAGTGGACAGGGGTGTGGAGAAGCTGGGGACAACATGGCCCTCCCTGTGGGCCGCCAGTGGACAACATCGGATGCCCCTTGTGGACGAATATTCTGTCCACAGGCTGTGGATCACTGTTGGCCACAAATCCCCAGGCTCTTGACCTGGCCTGATGAAGTATCGGCTGTCGCCCCTGTGGAAGCAGTATGGACAACTTCGTGGTCCCCAGGCTGTGGAGGGCGAATTCTCCCCAGATCTGTGGAGAACCCCAGGTCGGCGGCGTGTATTCGAACACCGGGGTCGCGACGGAGACGCACGGAAGCCGTTCGAAGAGGTCTGGGACCTGCTCCGGACGCCCTTCGGAAGCGCTCATGCAGCCCGTCGAGACGGTGCAGAGGTCCACGGAGACGTCTCAGAAGCCCTCTCAGAAACCCCCCGGAGGAGCTAGGGACACCTTCGCGGGCGCCCAGAAACGGCGAAGGGCGCCCCGAGGACTGTGTGAGAGTCCGTCCGGGGCGCCCGTCCGGCGCCGTACAGAGAACGTGAGAGATGCCGTCCGGCGCTCCGTCAGCCGTTCTTGATGCGGTTGGTGAGTTCGGTGACCTGGTTGTAGATGGAACGCCGCTCCGCCATCAGTGCACGGATCTTGCGGTCCGCGTGCATCACGGTCGTATGGTCGCGACCACCGAACTGCGCACCGATCTTGGGCAGTGAGAGATCCGTCAGCTCGCGGCAGAGGTACATCGCGATCTGGCGAGCCGTCACCAGCACCCGGCTGCGCGAGGATCCGCAGAGGTCCTCCACCGTCAGACCGAAGTAGTCCGCGGTCGCCGCCATGATGGCCGACGCCGTGATTTCCGGAGCCGAGTCCTCGCCGCCCGGGATCAGGTCCTTGAGCACGATCTCGGTCAGCCCGAGGTCCACCGGCTGCCGGTTGAGGCTGGCGAAGGCCGTCACCCGGATCAGCGCGCCCTCCAGCTCGCGGATGTTGCGCGAGATGCGGGACGCGATGAACTCCAGGACCTCCGGCGGGGCGTTGAGCTGCTCCTGCACAGCCTTCTTGCGGAGGATCGCGATCCGCGTCTCCAGCTCCGGCGGCTGCACGTCGGTGGTCAGCCCCCACTCGAAGCGGTTCCGCAGCCGGTCCTCCAGGGTGACCAGCTGCTTGGGCGGCCGGTCCGAGGACAGCACGATCTGCTTGTTGGCGTTGTGGAGCGTATTGAAGGTGTGGAAGAACTCCTCCTGCGTCGACTCCTTGCTCGCCAGGAACTGGATGTCGTCGACCAGCAGGATGTCCACGTCGCGGTACCGCTTGCGGAAGGTGTCGCCCTTGCCGTCGCGGATCGAGTTGATGAACTCGTTGGTGAACTCCTCGGAGCTCACGTAGCGCACCCGGGTGCCCGGGTAGAGGCTGCGCGCGTAGTGCCCGATGGCATGCAGCAGATGGGTCTTGCCGAGTCCCGACTCCCCGTAGATGAAGAGGGGGTTGTACGCCTTCGCGGGTGCCTCGGCGACGGCGACGGCAGCCGCGTGCGCGAACCGGTTGGACGCGCCGATGACAAAGGTGTCGAAGAGGTACTTCGGGTTCAGCCGGGCATGCGGCTCGCCGGGACCGGGTGCGGGTGCGGGCTGTGCGGCCATCGGGCCGGTGACGCCACCGGGGCGCCCGGTGCCGGGACCGCCGTGCCGGTGCTGGGGCTCGGGCATGTCGTGGCGCTCGGAGCGCTGCTGCTCGTAACCCTGGCGCTCGGGCGGCTGCGACCGGTAGTCGTGCTGCGGCTGTTGCGGACGGTAGTCGTGTTGCTGCTCACGCCACTGCTCCGCGGACGTGTCGCGCTCCTGGAAACCGCCGAGCCGGGGCTGCTGCCAGGAAAGATCCTCGGAGGTGCGCGGCCAGGCGCCCGGCTCGGGGCGCTGCTGCTGGTAGTCGGGGTAGGCCGGCCGGGCCGTCGGCATGCCGTCGTCCGTGGGCCGGTGGCCGTAACCCTCGTACGCGTCGTTGTGTTGCCGCTCGTCGTGCTGCGGTCCCTGGTAGCGGTGCTGCTGGGACTGGTGCATCGGGGGCGCCGGCGGGTTCGGCGGTTCGCCCGCGGAGTCGTCGACGGTGATCGCGATCCGGATCGGGCGGCCGCACTCCCGGCTCAGCGTTTCGCTGATGAGCGGCGCGAGCCGGCCTTCCAGGACGCGCTTGCCCCATTCATTGGGGACGGCGAGCAGCGCGGTGTCGGCGACGAGTGCGAGCGGCTGGCAGCGCTCGATCCACTGCTTGTCCTTCGGCTCGATGCCCTGCTGGCCCTCCCCGAGGAGCTGCTCCAGCACTCGTGGCCACACTGCGGCAAGATCGGCAGGTACGTCAGCCACAAGGCACGCTCTCTCGCTGGTCCCACGAATGTGTGGTTCTCGGGACGGGATGGGTAAGGCCCGGCAGGCGGGAAGAAAAAGAACCGGAGTTCAGCCACGGTAGTCAGGCCGACCCGCGTCGTTCAAGTTGTTGTCCACAGGCTGTGTACAGCGCGGGTCGTGGTAAGGCTGTCACAGGGCCACCGCGGAGCCGGTTTGACCGGATGGCGTAGCCGCGCGTACCGTGACCAGGTCGAGTTGTCGATGGCTGCTGCCGCCTGCCTCCGATGGGCAAAGATCACGATCAGTGATTGTGAAGCGGTGCACTAAGGCGTTTACGCGAGTCTCTCGTGGGCGCACGGTGACAGCCAGGCGATGTCCCGCCAACACACGATCATTTCTGGAGCCCCCGAGTGAGCAAGCGCACCTTCCAGCCGAACAACCGTCGTCGCGCGAAGACCCACGGCTTCCGGCTGCGTATGCGCACCCGTGCCGGCCGCGCGATTCTCGCGTCCCGCCGTGGCAAGGGTCGCGCCAACCTGTCCGCCTGATCGCGTACAGGTCATGACGTGCTGCCTACCGAGAATCGGCTGAGGCGGCGCGAGGACTTCGCGACCGCAGTACGTCGAGGACGCCGGGCCGGCCGCCCGCTACTCGTCGTCCATCTACGCAGCGGTGCAACGGACCCGCACGTGACTGGGGAGAGTGCTCCCCCGCCGCGTGCGGGTTTCGTTGTCAGCAAAGCCGTGGGTGGAGCGGTCGTCCGCACAGCGGTGAAGCGCAGGCTTCGCCATCTGGTCCGCGAACGACTGGCCCTGCTGCCCCCCGGTAGCCTGGTTGTCGTACGAGCGTTGCCCGGATCGGGTGACGCCGACCATGAACAGCTGGCCCGAGACCTGGATGCCGCCCTTCAGCGGCTGCTGGGAGGGGGCGCGCGATGAAGTACCCGCTGCTGGCTCTTATCAAGCTGTATCAGTGGACGATCAGCCCACTACTCGGGCCCGTCTGCCGTTACTACCCGTCGTGTTCCCACTATGGATATACGGCGATCGACCGGCACGGAGCGATCAAGGGAACGGCGCTGACCGCATGGCGCATCCTGCGATGCAATCCGTGGTCACCCGGCGGCGTGGATCACGTTCCGCCACGCAAACGCCCGCGTTGGCACGAACTGCTGCGTAACGCAATACGTGGCAGCAAGGGCGGGGACTCCGCCGCTGATGTGCCTCCTGGGGGGACGGTCTCCGAACCCCCTAGCCCGGCCTCAGAGACCTCGCCCAAAGCTCAAGGAGCCTGATTAGTGGACACGATTGCCAGTCTGTTCAGCTTTATCACCTACCCCGTTTCGTGGGTCATCGTCCAGTTCCACAAGCTGTACGGAGCGATCTTCGGCGATGACACGGGTTGGGCCTGGGGCCTGTCCATCGTGTCCCTGGTGGTGCTGATCCGGATCTGTCTGATCCCGCTTTTTGTTAAGCAGATCAAGTCGACCCGGAACATGCAGGTGCTCCAGCCGAAGATGAAGGCGATCCAGGAGCGCTACAAGAGCGACAAACAGCGTCAGTCCGAAGAGATGATGAAGCTGTACAAGGAGACGGGTACCAACCCGCTCTCCTCGTGCCTTCCCATCCTGGCGCAGTCGCCGTTCTTCTTTGCCCTGTATCACGTGCTCTCGGCCATCGCCTCTGGCAAGACGATCGGTGTCATCAACCAGCCGTTGCTGGACAGTGCCCGACAGGCACACATCGTCGGCGCTCCGCTGGCTGCGAAGTTCACCGACAGCGCGTCGGAGGTCGCCGCTCTCGGTGCCTCGCTGACCGACGTCCGTGTCGTCACCGCGGTGATGATCGTGATGATGTCGGCGTCGCAGTTCTTCACCCAGCGCCAGCTGATGACGAAGAACGTCGACCTGACGGTCAAGACGCCGTACATGCAGCAGCAGAAGATGCTGATGTACGTCTTCCCGCTGATCTTCGCCGTCATGGGCATCAACTTCCCCGTCGGCGTCCTCGTCTACTGGCTGACCACAAACGTCTGGACCATGGGTCAGCAGATGTACGTGATCAACCAGAACCCGACCCCGGGCAGCAAGGCGCAGGACCAGTACCTGGGACGTCTGCTGAAGAGCGTCACCGCTCACGGTGAGGTGCGCGGCAGGACCAAGCGCAACACCGTGAAGCGGATCGTCTCCAAGGGCTCGGACCGCAACGACATCGAGCGGAAGTTCATCGCCGGACTGGCCAAGCTCGGCCTCGCCGCCCAGGAGGACGGCACGGTGACCAAGAGCGACACCGCTGTCGCCGAGGCCGAGGGCGGAGCCGCGCAGAAGCGCCAGCAGCCCAAGCGCCAGACCAAGGCGAAGCGTCAGAGCGGTGCGGCCCAGCAGGGCGCTGCGAAGGAGGCCGATTCCACCGAGTCGGAGCCCAAGACCTCGCTGGAGAAGCAGGACGCACCGCAGGACGACAAGCCCAAGCCGGCGGGCAAGCCCGCGTCCGGCTCCTCACGCCAAGCCAAGTCCGGACAGGGCAAGGGTCCGCAGCGGCCCAAGCACCCGTCCAAGAAGTAAGAAGGAGTCCATCCGTGACGGAAGGCACCACCTCCACGGCCGCTGAGGGCAGCGACACCTTGACCCGCCTCGAGCAGGAAGGGGAGATCGCAGCCGACTACCTCGAGGGCCTGCTCGACATCGCCGATCTCGACGGTGACATCGACATGGATGTCGAGGCGGACCGGGCTGCGGTCTCGATCATCAGCGACTCGGCACGTGAACTGCAGAAGCTCGTGGGCCGCGACGGTGAGGTGCTGGAGGCGCTCCAGGAGCTGACGCGACTGGCCGTGCACCGGGAGACCGGTGACCGCAGCCGGCTGATGCTGGACATCGCGGGCTTCCGGGCCAAGAAGCGCGAGGTCCTCGCGGAGCTGGGTGCCAAGGCCGCGGACGAGGTCAAGAAGACCGGTGAGCCGGTCAGGCTGGACCCGATGACGCCGTTCGAGCGCAAGGTTGTGCATGATGCGGTTGCGGCCGCAGGTCTGCGCAGTGAGTCGGAGGGCGAGGAGCCGCAGCGCTTCGTCGTCGTTCTCCCGGCCTGACCGGACCCCTGTTCTGTCGGCCCCGTCTGTTCGCAGGCGGGGCCGATCTTTGTCAGCCTGATAGTCAGCCACCCACAGTGCGGTAATGCGGTACGGAAGGACGGTTCCCGTGACGGCGGAGGTAGAACTTCCCCAGGCGCCCGAAGGGGCGCGGGCGGTTTTCGGTGAGTTCTTCCCGGAGGCTGTCCGGTACGCGGAACTGCTTGCCGATGCCGGGGTCAAGCGAGGGTTGATCGGTCCTCGTGAGGTGCCGCGGCTGTGGGAGCGGCATCTGCTGAACTGTGCGGTGCTCTCCGAGGTCGTGCCCGAGGGTGTCACGGTCTGCGATGTGGGCTCCGGCGCCGGTCTCCCGGGTATTCCGTTGGCGCTGGTGCGTCCGGATCTGAAGATCACCCTGCTGGAGCCGCTGCTTCGGCGGACGAATTTCCTTCAGGAAGTGGTCGAGCTGCTGGGGCTGGACCACGTGACGGTCGTCCGCGGCCGGGCCGAGGAGGTCCTGGGGACGCTGCAGCCGGTTCATGTCGTGACCGCTCGCGCTGTGGCGCCGCTCGATCGGCTGGCGGGCTGGGGCGTGCCGCTGTTGCGTCCGTACGGAGAGATGCTCGCACTCAAGGGCGATACCGCCGAGGAGGAGATCAGCGGCGCGCGTGCGGCCTTGAGTAAGCTCGGGGTGGTGGACACCGAGGTGCTGCACGTCGGTGAGGGCGTGGTCGAACCGATGTCCACTGTGGTGCGGGTGGTGGTCGGTGAGAGTCCGGGCGGTGTGAGGTTCGCCGCAAAGAGGGCGAAGGCTGCCAGGGTCAGCCGTACGCGGCGGCGTCGCTGAGGCAGTGTCGTAACGCTGCGACGTGGCCCGTTGCATACGGTTCGCGCCGTTTACCAGTGGTGCTCCGCGCAAGCGGCCATATGTACCGCATGCGGAGTGTCGTGCCCCTGTAGCTACGCTGCAGGGGCATCGTGTTTCACGTGAAACGTCGCTCTCTGCTGCATGGAATCATCAGTCGCGGTCGTGCGGCTGCCGCGCCGCGGCATCGCAAGCCCGTTAGGGCTACGGAGTTGTCCACAGATGTGGATTCATCCACAGAAGAGTGGGCCTCGCTGGTTCGCGACCCCGAAAGCATGGCAGGCTCTGCTCATTGCGAGCCTGAAGTCGAGGAGAGTGAATCCGTGCGGTCCGACGCCAACATCGCGGGACCGATGACCGATCCGGTCCCCGGTCCCCGAACCGAATCGGCGGGGGACGGTGTTTCACGTGAAACACCGCCGCCGATGGATGACACCCCCATCGGTCGTGCGGCCCAGCTGGCCGTCGAGGCCCTCGGCCGCGCCGGCGAGGGGCTGCCCCGTCCTGACCAGACGCGCGTCATGGTGGTGGCCAACCAGAAGGGCGGGGTGGGCAAGACCACTACGACAGTGAACCTTGCCGCCTCGCTGGCCCTTCACGGCGCACGCGTTCTCGTGGTCGACCTCGACCCGCAGGGCAACGCCTCCACGGCGCTGGGCATTGATCACCATGCCGAAGTCCCCTCCATCTATGACGTCCTGGTCGAGAGCAAGCCGCTCTCCGACGTGGTTCAGCCCGTCCCGGACGTCGAAGGCCTCTTCTGCGCCCCCGCCACCATCGATCTCGCCGGTGCGGAGATCGAGCTGGTGTCGCTGGTGGCGCGGGAGAGTCGACTGCAGCGGGCGATTCAGGCGTATGAGCAGCCGTTGGACTACATCCTCATCGACTGCCCGCCTTCGCTCGGACTGCTGACGGTCAATGCCCTGGTCGCGGGCGCCGAGGTACTGATTCCTATCCAGTGCGAGTACTACGCGCTCGAGGGACTGGGACAGCTGCTGAGGAACGTCGACCTCGTTCGGGGGCACCTCAACCCCGATCTGCATGTGTCGACGATCCTGCTCACCATGTACGACGGCAGGACCAGGCTCGCTTCCCAAGTGGCGGAGGAGGTGCGCAGCCACTTCGGTAAGGAGGTGCTGCGCACAAGCATTCCTCGATCCGTGCGGATCTCGGAGGCACCGAGCTACGGACAGACCGTCTTGACCTACGACCCGGGTTCCAGCGGGTCCCTGTCGTATCTTGAAGCCGCTCGTGAGATCGCCTTTCGGGGGGTCGGGGTGCATTACGAGGCTCAGCATGCCCAGACGGGCAGCCAGAACAGCCAGCAGAACATTTCGGAGGGGATCCAGTGAGTGAGCGTCGTAGAGGGTTGGGGCGTGGGCTCGGTGCACTGATTCCCGCTGCCCCGCAGGAACGTCAGGTGCCGGCCTCCGGAGCGGGTTCGGACTCGTCGGGCGTGATTCCGGTGATGACGACCGAGCGAGGTGTGGCTGCCGCGAAGGTGACCACACTCACGGCTGCTCCCGTGGTGCCGGAGCCGAGTGCACCCGCGGAGTCCGAGTCGTCCGCGGAGCCGACGGATGCCGCAGGGGCGTACTTCGCCGAGGTTCCTATCGGATCCATCACTCCGAACCCTCGTCAGCCGCGTGAGGTGTTCGACGAGGACGCGCTTGCGGAGCTGGTCACCTCTATCAAGGAGGTCGGCCTGCTCCAGCCCGTAGTCGTGCGGAAGCTGGGGCCGGAACGCTACGAGCTCATCATGGGCGAGCGGCGCTGGAGGGCCTGCCGTGAGGCCGGTCTGGAGCGGATCCCGGCCATTGTCCGGGCCACGGACGACGAGAAGTTGCTTCTGGACGCGCTCCTGGAGAACCTGCACCGGGCTCAACTGAACCCGCTGGAGGAGGCAGCCGCGTACGACCAGCTGCTCAAGGACTTCAAGTGCACGCATGACCAGCTGGCGGACCGGATCGGGCGCTCGCGTCCTCAGGTGTCCAACACGCTGCGGCTGCTGCGCCTGTCTCCGCCGGTGCAGCGCAGGGTCGCTGCCGGGGTGCTGTCCGCCGGTCACGCGAGGGCGCTGCTGTCCGTGGACGACTCCGAGGAGCAGGACCGGCTGGCCCATCGCATCGTGGCGGAGGGGCTCTCGGTGCGAGCGGTCGAGGAGATCGTGACACTGATGAGCTCCCGCCCCAGCAGCACTCCCAGGTCCAAGGGGCCTCGGGCCGGCGGCCGGTTGTCACCCGCGCTCTCCGACCTCGCATCCCGGCTCTCTGACCGTTTCGAGACCAGGGTGAAGGTCGACCTCGGACAGAAGAAGGGAAAGATCGTCGTCGAGTTCGCCTCGATGGAAGACCTGGACCGCATTCTCGGCAGCCTGGCGCCAGGCGAAGGCCGCGTGCTGGAGCGGGGTCTGTCCGACGAGCCTGCCGAGGACGGCGAGAGCTGACGTCCGGCGGAACGTCGGGGCGGGCTGTATTCCGGAACATGCGGGAATACAGCCCGCCCTTTGCTTTCTGACGGTATCGACTTC is drawn from Streptomyces sp. NBC_01717 and contains these coding sequences:
- a CDS encoding ParB/RepB/Spo0J family partition protein, translating into MSERRRGLGRGLGALIPAAPQERQVPASGAGSDSSGVIPVMTTERGVAAAKVTTLTAAPVVPEPSAPAESESSAEPTDAAGAYFAEVPIGSITPNPRQPREVFDEDALAELVTSIKEVGLLQPVVVRKLGPERYELIMGERRWRACREAGLERIPAIVRATDDEKLLLDALLENLHRAQLNPLEEAAAYDQLLKDFKCTHDQLADRIGRSRPQVSNTLRLLRLSPPVQRRVAAGVLSAGHARALLSVDDSEEQDRLAHRIVAEGLSVRAVEEIVTLMSSRPSSTPRSKGPRAGGRLSPALSDLASRLSDRFETRVKVDLGQKKGKIVVEFASMEDLDRILGSLAPGEGRVLERGLSDEPAEDGES
- a CDS encoding ParA family protein: MAGSAHCEPEVEESESVRSDANIAGPMTDPVPGPRTESAGDGVSRETPPPMDDTPIGRAAQLAVEALGRAGEGLPRPDQTRVMVVANQKGGVGKTTTTVNLAASLALHGARVLVVDLDPQGNASTALGIDHHAEVPSIYDVLVESKPLSDVVQPVPDVEGLFCAPATIDLAGAEIELVSLVARESRLQRAIQAYEQPLDYILIDCPPSLGLLTVNALVAGAEVLIPIQCEYYALEGLGQLLRNVDLVRGHLNPDLHVSTILLTMYDGRTRLASQVAEEVRSHFGKEVLRTSIPRSVRISEAPSYGQTVLTYDPGSSGSLSYLEAAREIAFRGVGVHYEAQHAQTGSQNSQQNISEGIQ
- a CDS encoding Jag family protein, which produces MTEGTTSTAAEGSDTLTRLEQEGEIAADYLEGLLDIADLDGDIDMDVEADRAAVSIISDSARELQKLVGRDGEVLEALQELTRLAVHRETGDRSRLMLDIAGFRAKKREVLAELGAKAADEVKKTGEPVRLDPMTPFERKVVHDAVAAAGLRSESEGEEPQRFVVVLPA
- the gnd gene encoding phosphogluconate dehydrogenase (NAD(+)-dependent, decarboxylating) — encoded protein: MELGLVGLGKMGGNMRERIRRAGHTVLGYDRNPDVSDVHSLEELVGKLKGPRVIWVMVPAGAATQSTIDELAALLSPGDIVVDGGNSRWTDDEKHAVELGIKGIGFVDCGVSGGVWGLENGYALMYGGDAGHVAKVQPIFDALKPEGDFGSVHAGKVGAGHFAKMVHNGIEYAMMQAYAEGWELLEKVDSVTDVREVFRSWQEGTVIRSWLLDLAVNALDDDEHLDKLRGFAADSGEGRWTVEAAIDNAVPLPAITASLFARFASRQDDSPQMKMIAALRNQFGGHAVENKK
- the yidC gene encoding membrane protein insertase YidC, whose amino-acid sequence is MDTIASLFSFITYPVSWVIVQFHKLYGAIFGDDTGWAWGLSIVSLVVLIRICLIPLFVKQIKSTRNMQVLQPKMKAIQERYKSDKQRQSEEMMKLYKETGTNPLSSCLPILAQSPFFFALYHVLSAIASGKTIGVINQPLLDSARQAHIVGAPLAAKFTDSASEVAALGASLTDVRVVTAVMIVMMSASQFFTQRQLMTKNVDLTVKTPYMQQQKMLMYVFPLIFAVMGINFPVGVLVYWLTTNVWTMGQQMYVINQNPTPGSKAQDQYLGRLLKSVTAHGEVRGRTKRNTVKRIVSKGSDRNDIERKFIAGLAKLGLAAQEDGTVTKSDTAVAEAEGGAAQKRQQPKRQTKAKRQSGAAQQGAAKEADSTESEPKTSLEKQDAPQDDKPKPAGKPASGSSRQAKSGQGKGPQRPKHPSKK
- the dnaN gene encoding DNA polymerase III subunit beta, which produces MKIRVERDVLAEAVAWVARSLPARPPAPVLAGLLLKAEDGALSFSSFDYEVSARVSVDAEVEEDGTVLVSGRLLADICRALPNRPVEISTDGVRATVVCGSSRFTLHTLPVEEYPALPQMPTATGTVPGEVFASAAAQVAIAAGRDDTLPVLTGVRIEIEGDTVTLASTDRYRFAVREFLWKPENPDASAVALVPAKTLLDTAKALTSGDTVTLALSGSGAGEGLIGFEGAGRRTTTRLLEGDLPKYRTLFPTEFNSVAVIETAPFVEAVKRVALVAERNTPVRLSFEQGVLILEAGSSDDAQAVERVDAVLDGDDISIAFNPTFLLDGLSAIDSPVAQLSFTTSTKPALLSGRPAVDAEADDAYKYLIMPVRLSG
- the rnpA gene encoding ribonuclease P protein component, yielding MLPTENRLRRREDFATAVRRGRRAGRPLLVVHLRSGATDPHVTGESAPPPRAGFVVSKAVGGAVVRTAVKRRLRHLVRERLALLPPGSLVVVRALPGSGDADHEQLARDLDAALQRLLGGGAR
- the dnaA gene encoding chromosomal replication initiator protein DnaA, whose amino-acid sequence is MADVPADLAAVWPRVLEQLLGEGQQGIEPKDKQWIERCQPLALVADTALLAVPNEWGKRVLEGRLAPLISETLSRECGRPIRIAITVDDSAGEPPNPPAPPMHQSQQHRYQGPQHDERQHNDAYEGYGHRPTDDGMPTARPAYPDYQQQRPEPGAWPRTSEDLSWQQPRLGGFQERDTSAEQWREQQHDYRPQQPQHDYRSQPPERQGYEQQRSERHDMPEPQHRHGGPGTGRPGGVTGPMAAQPAPAPGPGEPHARLNPKYLFDTFVIGASNRFAHAAAVAVAEAPAKAYNPLFIYGESGLGKTHLLHAIGHYARSLYPGTRVRYVSSEEFTNEFINSIRDGKGDTFRKRYRDVDILLVDDIQFLASKESTQEEFFHTFNTLHNANKQIVLSSDRPPKQLVTLEDRLRNRFEWGLTTDVQPPELETRIAILRKKAVQEQLNAPPEVLEFIASRISRNIRELEGALIRVTAFASLNRQPVDLGLTEIVLKDLIPGGEDSAPEITASAIMAATADYFGLTVEDLCGSSRSRVLVTARQIAMYLCRELTDLSLPKIGAQFGGRDHTTVMHADRKIRALMAERRSIYNQVTELTNRIKNG
- the rpmH gene encoding 50S ribosomal protein L34; translated protein: MSKRTFQPNNRRRAKTHGFRLRMRTRAGRAILASRRGKGRANLSA
- the yidD gene encoding membrane protein insertion efficiency factor YidD, with product MKYPLLALIKLYQWTISPLLGPVCRYYPSCSHYGYTAIDRHGAIKGTALTAWRILRCNPWSPGGVDHVPPRKRPRWHELLRNAIRGSKGGDSAADVPPGGTVSEPPSPASETSPKAQGA
- the rsmG gene encoding 16S rRNA (guanine(527)-N(7))-methyltransferase RsmG, whose protein sequence is MTAEVELPQAPEGARAVFGEFFPEAVRYAELLADAGVKRGLIGPREVPRLWERHLLNCAVLSEVVPEGVTVCDVGSGAGLPGIPLALVRPDLKITLLEPLLRRTNFLQEVVELLGLDHVTVVRGRAEEVLGTLQPVHVVTARAVAPLDRLAGWGVPLLRPYGEMLALKGDTAEEEISGARAALSKLGVVDTEVLHVGEGVVEPMSTVVRVVVGESPGGVRFAAKRAKAARVSRTRRRR